A region from the Hypericibacter adhaerens genome encodes:
- a CDS encoding M16 family metallopeptidase, whose translation MSNRSGHEAPRRCLRRALIGLLLLAGLLIGSARPGEAKVFSPETFTLENGLQVVVITSRRAPVVTQMVFYKVGGTDLTPGKSGLAHFLEHLMFRGTKEHGPGEFSAIVQRLGGNENAFTTADFTAYHQSIAIEALPQVMELEADRMANLVLDKKTVDTERDVIIEERRQRIDNDPGAQLSEMLNAVLYLNHPYRVPVIGWEQEMHTLDADDVQAFYDHWYAPNNAILVLSGDISAAEAKPLVEKYYGPVARRDVPQRVRPTEPQQFAPRRVTLESAAVQQPNWIRIYQAPCYPGPDKEKAYALAVLAQILGGDSTSRLYRHLTVEQKLAAGVWARYDGNRVDLGSFSFAATPNPGGKLDAIEAAIDKEIADLLAKGVTDEEVQRAKASMIDDAVKARDSLMGPANTLGSALAIGLTVDDVESWPDRIGAVTREQVDAAAKAVFDINQSATGLLLPAAGASVPAAGPAVPLDTGVTP comes from the coding sequence ATGTCGAACCGTTCCGGCCATGAGGCTCCGCGCCGCTGCCTGCGCCGCGCCCTGATCGGCCTGTTGCTGCTGGCCGGTCTCCTGATCGGGAGCGCGCGCCCGGGTGAGGCCAAGGTCTTCAGCCCCGAGACCTTCACCCTCGAGAACGGCCTCCAGGTCGTGGTGATCACCAGCCGGCGCGCCCCGGTCGTGACCCAGATGGTGTTCTACAAGGTCGGCGGCACCGACCTCACCCCCGGCAAGAGCGGGCTCGCCCATTTCCTCGAGCATCTGATGTTCCGCGGCACCAAGGAACACGGGCCCGGCGAGTTCTCGGCCATCGTGCAGCGGCTCGGCGGCAACGAGAACGCCTTCACCACCGCCGACTTCACCGCCTATCACCAGTCGATCGCGATCGAGGCGCTGCCGCAGGTGATGGAGCTCGAGGCCGACCGCATGGCCAATCTGGTGCTCGACAAGAAGACCGTCGATACCGAGCGCGACGTGATCATCGAGGAGCGCCGCCAGCGCATCGACAACGATCCGGGCGCGCAGCTCTCCGAGATGCTGAACGCGGTGCTCTATCTCAACCATCCCTATCGCGTGCCCGTCATCGGCTGGGAGCAGGAGATGCACACGCTCGACGCCGACGATGTGCAGGCCTTCTACGACCATTGGTACGCGCCCAACAACGCGATCCTGGTGCTGTCGGGCGACATCTCGGCGGCGGAAGCCAAGCCGCTGGTGGAGAAATATTACGGGCCCGTGGCGCGCCGCGACGTGCCGCAGCGGGTGCGCCCGACCGAGCCGCAGCAGTTCGCGCCGCGCCGCGTGACGCTCGAGAGTGCCGCCGTGCAGCAGCCCAACTGGATCCGCATCTACCAGGCGCCCTGCTATCCGGGGCCGGACAAGGAGAAGGCCTATGCGCTGGCGGTCCTCGCCCAGATCCTGGGCGGCGACAGCACCAGCCGGCTCTATCGCCATCTCACGGTCGAGCAGAAGCTCGCCGCCGGCGTCTGGGCCCGCTATGACGGCAACCGGGTCGATCTCGGCAGCTTCAGCTTCGCGGCGACGCCCAATCCCGGCGGCAAGCTCGATGCGATCGAAGCCGCCATCGACAAGGAGATCGCCGATCTCCTGGCCAAGGGGGTGACCGACGAGGAGGTCCAGCGGGCCAAGGCCTCGATGATCGACGATGCGGTCAAGGCGCGCGACAGCCTGATGGGCCCCGCCAACACGCTGGGCTCGGCGCTCGCCATCGGCCTCACCGTCGACGATGTCGAGAGCTGGCCCGACCGCATCGGCGCCGTCACCCGCGAGCAGGTGGACGCGGCCGCCAAGGCGGTATTCGACATCAACCAGTCCGCGACCGGCCTGTTGCTGCCGGCCGCGGGTGCCTCGGTGCCCGCCGCAGGCCCCGCGGTCCCGCTCGACACGGGAGTGACGCCATGA
- a CDS encoding M16 family metallopeptidase translates to MFAPAPASAAMEIKRVVSPGGIEAWLVEDHSMPLIAINLAFRGGSAADPADKGGLAELVSGLLDEGAGPYDSQAFQRKISDLSIDLRFDAGMDEFRGSMRTLTAHRDEAFDLLHLSLTQPHFDAEPVERVKGQIATIIAGDAEDPGEIAERTWWQTVFPDHGYGRDPMGSPESLARIDQADLKGFVAANFAKDRLLVGVVGDIAPGELGPLLDKTFAGLPAKGTAVPVPDAAMQGAGKTIVIEKPVPQSVILLGGPGVKRSDPDFYAASILVEVLGGGFGSRLTKQVREDRGLAYSIGASLATYDHAALLVAQTATKNERAKESIEVIRQAWGELGKNGPTQAELDDARDYILGSYALHFTNSLAIAGNLVSLQLDDLGIDYPQRRTELFQKVTLEDVKRVAKRLLDPAVLTWVVVGKPAGMSETP, encoded by the coding sequence TTGTTCGCCCCCGCGCCGGCCTCGGCCGCGATGGAGATCAAGCGCGTCGTCAGCCCCGGCGGGATCGAGGCCTGGCTGGTCGAGGATCACTCGATGCCGCTCATCGCCATCAACCTGGCCTTCCGCGGCGGCAGCGCCGCCGACCCCGCCGACAAGGGCGGGCTCGCGGAGCTGGTCTCGGGCCTGCTCGACGAGGGCGCCGGCCCCTACGATTCGCAGGCCTTCCAGCGCAAGATCTCGGATCTCTCGATCGACCTGCGGTTCGATGCCGGCATGGACGAGTTCCGCGGCTCGATGCGGACCTTGACCGCCCACCGCGACGAGGCCTTCGACCTGCTGCATCTGTCGCTGACCCAGCCGCATTTCGACGCGGAGCCGGTCGAGCGCGTCAAGGGCCAGATCGCCACCATCATCGCCGGCGATGCCGAGGATCCCGGCGAGATCGCCGAGCGGACCTGGTGGCAGACCGTGTTCCCCGATCATGGCTATGGCCGCGATCCGATGGGCAGCCCCGAGAGCCTTGCCCGCATCGACCAGGCCGATCTCAAGGGCTTCGTCGCCGCCAACTTCGCGAAGGACCGGCTCCTGGTGGGTGTGGTCGGCGATATCGCGCCGGGCGAGCTGGGGCCGCTTCTCGACAAGACCTTCGCCGGCCTGCCGGCCAAGGGCACGGCGGTGCCGGTGCCGGATGCGGCGATGCAGGGCGCCGGCAAGACGATCGTGATCGAGAAGCCGGTGCCGCAGAGCGTGATCCTGCTGGGCGGTCCCGGCGTCAAGCGCAGCGATCCCGACTTCTATGCGGCCTCGATCCTGGTGGAGGTGCTGGGCGGCGGGTTCGGCTCGCGCCTCACCAAGCAGGTGCGCGAGGACCGCGGGCTCGCCTACTCGATCGGCGCCAGCCTCGCGACCTACGACCACGCGGCCCTGCTCGTGGCCCAGACCGCGACCAAGAACGAGCGCGCCAAGGAATCGATCGAGGTGATCCGCCAGGCCTGGGGGGAGCTCGGCAAGAACGGACCGACCCAGGCCGAGCTCGACGATGCGCGCGACTATATCCTGGGTTCCTATGCGCTCCACTTCACCAACAGCCTCGCCATCGCCGGCAACCTGGTCTCGCTCCAGCTCGACGATCTGGGGATCGACTATCCGCAGCGCCGCACCGAGCTGTTCCAGAAGGTGACGCTGGAGGATGTAAAGCGGGTCGCCAAGCGCCTGCTCGATCCGGCGGTCCTGACCTGGGTCGTGGTCGGAAAGCCGGCGGGGATGTCCGAAACGCCTTGA
- a CDS encoding methyltransferase domain-containing protein → MHDTAYQYGRLFFQLYWDPAFHEIVELGSMNINGTLRDHRPAGARYLGLDLAPGRDVDLVVPPDAPLPLPLPDGSTDVVVTSSAFEHDICFWETFVELVRILRPGGFLYLNVPSNGPFHRCPLDCWRLYPDASIALTRWAARRGQPVEIAESFVGEPQGHGWADFVAVFHKPGPHPLRRRGRIADHSPTVNLHDGGEGEPERLQKMQQKSFEYLRLETANARLAQSEAALRDIRASRSWRVTAPLRRLTTLLRSH, encoded by the coding sequence GTGCACGACACCGCCTACCAGTACGGACGGCTCTTCTTCCAGCTCTATTGGGATCCGGCGTTCCACGAGATCGTCGAGCTGGGCAGCATGAACATCAACGGCACGCTGCGCGACCACAGGCCGGCGGGCGCCCGATATCTCGGGCTCGACCTCGCCCCCGGGCGCGATGTCGATCTCGTGGTCCCGCCGGATGCGCCGCTGCCGCTGCCGCTGCCGGATGGCAGCACCGACGTGGTGGTCACCAGCTCCGCGTTCGAGCACGACATCTGTTTCTGGGAGACATTCGTGGAGCTGGTCCGGATTCTGCGGCCGGGCGGCTTCCTCTACCTGAACGTGCCCAGCAACGGGCCCTTCCATCGCTGTCCGCTCGATTGCTGGCGCCTCTATCCCGATGCCAGCATCGCGCTCACCCGCTGGGCGGCGCGGCGCGGCCAGCCCGTGGAAATCGCCGAATCCTTCGTCGGCGAACCGCAGGGCCATGGCTGGGCCGATTTCGTCGCGGTCTTCCACAAGCCCGGCCCGCATCCGCTACGCCGGCGCGGCCGCATTGCCGATCACTCGCCGACGGTGAACCTCCATGACGGCGGCGAGGGGGAGCCGGAGCGGCTGCAAAAGATGCAGCAGAAGAGCTTCGAATATCTGAGGCTCGAAACCGCCAATGCACGACTGGCGCAGAGCGAAGCGGCGTTGCGCGATATCCGGGCCAGCCGCTCATGGCGTGTCACGGCTCCCCTGCGCCGGCTGACGACGCTGCTGCGGAGCCACTGA
- a CDS encoding transglutaminase family protein — protein MPLFEVVHRTRYHYGRPVTFGEHRAMLRPRDSHDLRLHRIEIKVRPEGRIRWMQDVFSNSIALIEIMGAATELVVESRLVLERFEDGSVQEPPRGETIATYPFTYPEAIRRDLGGTERRHYEDPKGDVAAWARQFEAGAPDSAALLDAMMRRIKAQFRYRARYERGTQSPAETLALGSGTCRDFALLMMEAARSLGFAARFVTGYLYDPAVDGLASGIRGAGATHAWLQIFLPLSGWIEYDPTNGIVGGRNLIRVGVARDPSQAIPLAGSYNGAAEDALGMDVDVTVRALGQGGIELLVDP, from the coding sequence ATGCCGCTGTTCGAAGTGGTCCACCGCACCCGCTACCATTATGGGCGGCCTGTCACCTTCGGCGAGCACCGGGCGATGCTGCGCCCCCGCGACAGCCACGACCTGCGCCTGCACCGGATCGAGATCAAGGTCCGGCCCGAGGGGCGCATCCGCTGGATGCAGGACGTCTTCTCCAACTCGATCGCGCTGATCGAGATCATGGGGGCCGCGACCGAGCTCGTGGTCGAAAGCCGGCTGGTGCTGGAACGGTTCGAGGACGGCTCGGTCCAGGAGCCGCCGCGCGGCGAGACGATCGCCACCTATCCCTTCACCTATCCCGAGGCGATCCGGCGCGATCTGGGCGGCACCGAGCGGCGCCACTACGAGGACCCCAAGGGCGACGTCGCGGCCTGGGCGCGCCAGTTCGAGGCGGGAGCGCCCGACAGCGCGGCGCTGCTCGACGCCATGATGCGCAGGATCAAGGCGCAGTTCCGCTACCGCGCCCGCTATGAGCGCGGCACCCAGTCGCCGGCGGAGACGCTGGCGCTGGGATCGGGGACCTGCCGCGACTTCGCGCTCCTGATGATGGAGGCGGCGCGTTCGCTGGGCTTCGCCGCGCGGTTCGTCACCGGCTATCTCTACGACCCGGCCGTGGACGGGCTCGCCTCCGGCATCCGCGGCGCCGGGGCTACCCATGCCTGGCTCCAGATCTTCCTGCCGCTCTCGGGCTGGATCGAATACGACCCGACCAACGGCATCGTCGGCGGCCGCAACCTCATCCGCGTCGGCGTGGCCCGCGACCCTTCCCAGGCGATCCCGCTCGCCGGCAGCTACAACGGCGCGGCCGAGGACGCGCTCGGCATGGATGTCGACGTGACGGTGCGGGCGCTGGGCCAGGGCGGGATCGAGCTGCTGGTCGATCCGTGA
- a CDS encoding alpha-E domain-containing protein, whose product MAKLLARFADCVFWMARYTERANSLARVLDVNQAYSQDAHGVRNWQSILTFYADEAAFAELYKQVSAEAVIAFYATDPRNPSSIRSCLRQARENARTIRPLISTEMWSQLNALHRKIKPLKTSSVTSKNLSSFATTIKEGCETHVGITLETFYRDEAWHFYLLGQQLERADQTTRLLDVKFAQLQAGAAEMGSATDVSQWNALLRAAAGFQAYRRRHPVTAMSPQSVAHFLLLNPLFPRSLLSSVNQASEALNALRRDSGLGTGLRAQKHLRAFQSALLDLDIDEVLARGMGETMDWIQRELNRTSDLVAQEFFGRA is encoded by the coding sequence TTGGCTAAGCTCCTCGCCCGCTTCGCCGACTGCGTCTTCTGGATGGCGCGCTATACCGAGCGCGCCAACTCGCTGGCCCGCGTGCTCGACGTCAACCAGGCCTACAGCCAGGACGCCCATGGCGTCCGCAACTGGCAATCGATCCTGACCTTCTATGCCGACGAAGCCGCCTTCGCCGAGCTCTACAAGCAGGTGAGCGCCGAGGCGGTGATCGCCTTCTACGCGACCGACCCGCGCAACCCCTCCTCGATCCGCTCCTGCTTGCGCCAGGCGCGCGAGAACGCGCGGACCATCCGGCCGCTGATCTCGACCGAGATGTGGTCGCAGCTCAACGCGCTCCACCGCAAGATCAAGCCGCTCAAGACGAGCTCGGTCACCTCGAAGAACCTCTCGAGCTTCGCGACGACGATCAAGGAAGGCTGCGAGACCCATGTCGGGATCACGCTCGAGACCTTCTATCGCGACGAGGCCTGGCATTTCTATCTGCTGGGCCAGCAGCTCGAGCGCGCCGACCAGACCACGCGGCTGCTCGACGTGAAGTTCGCGCAGCTCCAGGCGGGGGCGGCCGAGATGGGCTCGGCCACCGACGTCTCGCAATGGAACGCGCTCTTGCGCGCCGCCGCAGGCTTCCAGGCCTATCGCCGGCGCCATCCGGTGACGGCGATGTCGCCCCAGAGCGTGGCGCATTTCCTGCTGCTCAACCCGCTCTTCCCGCGCTCGCTGCTTTCCTCGGTGAACCAGGCGAGCGAGGCCCTGAACGCGCTGCGGCGCGACAGCGGCCTCGGCACGGGCCTGCGCGCGCAGAAGCATCTGCGCGCCTTCCAGTCGGCGCTGCTCGATCTCGACATCGACGAGGTCCTGGCGCGCGGCATGGGCGAGACGATGGACTGGATCCAGCGCGAGCTCAACCGGACCAGCGACCTGGTGGCGCAGGAGTTCTTCGGGCGGGCTTAG
- a CDS encoding circularly permuted type 2 ATP-grasp protein has product MLSGYDTGGYWCELQGHSHHALPACIELERRLDGFSIAELKKRSNAATREFMTLGVTFTVYSNRDQIDRILPFDVIPRVIPGVEWERLEAGVIQRVAAMNAFLGDIYGKQRALKDGIIPAELVLGNANYRKEMQDLPVPHGTYIHVCGTDIVRGKDGKFRVLEDNGRTPSGVSYVVENRHLMQRAFPDLVHDLPIRPVSNYGQKLAEALSQIAPAGVDDPQIVLLSPGAYNSAYFEHIFLAREMGVPLVEGRDLTVEKDRVFMKTVGGLAPVHVIYRRLNDDFLDPEVFRPDSMLGVAGLMRAYRKGNVALANAVGTGVADDKAVYAYIPRLIRYYLSEEPIIDNVETHICREPEGLKFTLDRMESLVVKPVGESGGYGVVIGPRVSKRELAEARELLTANPANYISQPMIELSVSPTLCGRAIEPRHVDLRPFTVTGKSSWVLPGGLTRVALRKGSLIVNSSQGGGSKDTWILG; this is encoded by the coding sequence CTGCTGTCGGGCTACGACACCGGCGGCTATTGGTGCGAGCTGCAGGGCCACAGCCACCATGCGCTGCCGGCCTGCATCGAGCTCGAGCGCCGGCTCGACGGCTTCTCGATCGCCGAGCTCAAGAAGCGCTCGAACGCGGCGACCCGCGAGTTCATGACGCTGGGCGTTACCTTCACCGTCTATTCCAACCGCGACCAGATCGACCGGATCCTGCCCTTCGACGTGATCCCGCGGGTGATCCCGGGCGTCGAATGGGAGCGGCTCGAGGCGGGCGTGATCCAGCGCGTCGCCGCCATGAACGCCTTCCTCGGCGACATCTACGGCAAGCAGCGGGCGCTCAAGGACGGCATCATCCCGGCCGAGCTGGTGCTGGGCAACGCCAACTACCGCAAGGAGATGCAGGACCTGCCGGTGCCGCACGGCACCTATATCCATGTCTGCGGCACCGACATCGTGCGCGGCAAGGACGGCAAGTTCCGTGTGCTCGAGGACAATGGCCGCACGCCGTCCGGCGTCTCCTACGTGGTCGAGAACCGCCATCTGATGCAGCGGGCCTTCCCCGACCTGGTGCATGACCTGCCGATCCGGCCCGTCTCCAACTACGGCCAGAAGCTGGCCGAGGCCTTGAGCCAGATCGCGCCGGCGGGCGTCGACGACCCGCAGATCGTGCTGCTCTCGCCCGGCGCCTACAACTCGGCCTATTTCGAGCATATCTTCCTCGCCCGCGAGATGGGCGTGCCGCTGGTCGAGGGCCGCGACCTCACCGTCGAGAAGGACCGGGTCTTCATGAAGACCGTGGGCGGGCTGGCGCCGGTCCATGTCATCTATCGCCGGCTCAACGACGATTTCCTCGACCCCGAGGTGTTCCGGCCGGATTCGATGCTGGGCGTGGCCGGCCTGATGCGCGCCTATCGCAAGGGCAACGTGGCGCTGGCCAACGCGGTCGGCACCGGGGTCGCCGACGACAAGGCGGTCTATGCCTATATCCCGCGGCTCATCCGCTATTACCTGAGCGAGGAGCCGATCATCGACAATGTCGAGACCCATATCTGCCGCGAGCCGGAGGGGCTGAAATTCACGCTCGACCGGATGGAGAGCCTGGTGGTGAAGCCGGTCGGGGAATCGGGCGGCTATGGCGTGGTGATCGGGCCGCGCGTCAGCAAGCGGGAGCTGGCCGAGGCGCGGGAGCTGCTCACGGCCAACCCCGCCAACTATATCAGCCAGCCCATGATCGAGCTCTCGGTCTCCCCCACCCTCTGCGGCCGGGCGATCGAGCCGCGCCACGTGGACCTGCGGCCCTTCACGGTCACCGGCAAGTCGAGCTGGGTGCTGCCGGGGGGCCTGACCCGCGTGGCGCTGCGCAAGGGCTCGCTCATCGTCAATTCCTCGCAGGGCGGCGGTTCGAAGGACACCTGGATCCTTGGCTAA
- a CDS encoding IS4 family transposase, giving the protein MPHENSVFHSLLKLINWDEFARLVERHGSDARVRQLTSKSQFMALLYGQLSGASSLREIVTGLESHERRLYHLGGDKVRRSTLADANALRPSALFTDLLAALMMQAHRGLRRQLAEVTYLIDSSGLPLNSLSRDWARFSAGVCGAKLHVIYDPDADRPIYAAVTPARVNDITAAQAMPIEPGATYVFDLGYYDYAWWAAMDAAGCRIVTRFKSNTPLAVVARNPLPADSTILSDRVGYLPARQAASQHNPFQDPVREVRVKTEAGKVLRILCNDLDASAQEIADLYKRRWAIELFFRWVKQTLKIRHFLGTCENAVRIQIAVALIAFLLLRLAQKAIESPLGTLAFARLVRANLMHRRRIDRLLEPEPIPRIEPGQMVLPWT; this is encoded by the coding sequence GTGCCGCACGAGAATAGCGTATTTCATTCGCTTCTTAAGCTGATTAACTGGGACGAGTTTGCGCGCCTGGTCGAGCGGCACGGCAGCGACGCACGGGTTCGCCAGTTGACGAGCAAGAGCCAGTTCATGGCGCTGCTCTACGGCCAACTCTCGGGTGCGAGTAGCCTGCGTGAGATCGTGACGGGACTGGAGAGCCACGAGAGACGGCTCTATCACCTGGGTGGGGACAAGGTCCGTCGTTCGACCCTGGCCGACGCCAACGCGCTGCGGCCCAGCGCCTTGTTCACCGATCTGCTGGCCGCCCTGATGATGCAGGCCCATCGCGGGCTGCGCCGCCAGCTTGCCGAGGTCACCTACCTGATCGATTCGAGCGGCCTGCCGCTCAACAGCCTGAGCCGGGACTGGGCCCGCTTCAGCGCCGGCGTGTGTGGAGCCAAGCTGCATGTGATCTACGATCCCGATGCCGACCGGCCGATCTACGCCGCCGTCACCCCGGCTCGGGTCAACGACATCACCGCCGCCCAGGCCATGCCGATCGAGCCCGGCGCCACCTATGTCTTCGATCTCGGCTATTACGACTACGCCTGGTGGGCCGCGATGGACGCCGCCGGCTGCCGGATCGTCACCCGCTTCAAATCCAACACGCCGCTGGCTGTCGTTGCCCGGAACCCGCTGCCGGCAGACAGCACCATCCTTTCCGACCGCGTCGGCTATCTGCCCGCCCGGCAGGCGGCCAGCCAGCACAACCCGTTCCAGGACCCGGTGCGCGAGGTCCGGGTCAAGACCGAGGCCGGCAAGGTCTTGCGCATCCTCTGCAACGATCTCGACGCATCCGCCCAGGAGATCGCCGATCTCTACAAGCGCCGCTGGGCCATCGAGCTGTTCTTCCGATGGGTCAAGCAGACCCTGAAAATCCGCCACTTTCTCGGTACCTGCGAGAATGCCGTGCGCATTCAGATCGCCGTCGCGCTCATCGCCTTCCTGCTGTTGCGGCTGGCTCAGAAGGCCATCGAGAGCCCGCTCGGCACCTTGGCCTTCGCTCGCCTCGTGCGGGCCAACCTCATGCACCGCCGGCGCATCGACCGTCTGCTCGAGCCGGAGCCCATACCCCGGATCGAGCCGGGCCAAATGGTCCTCCCGTGGACATGA
- a CDS encoding type III PLP-dependent enzyme yields MLLAPQGGRTARLRSSLRNSTALRNTEAPQKLPTPANEPSVADILRAEAACADIGQAGLIPTGAAAPKRQRRRARADLAVVPPEPSDRGIVTPRIAEFLDRVQPATPCLVVDLEVVEGNYRALAAALDPASLFYAVKANPAPEILRLLARNNGHFDVASRGEIDQCLEVGIRADRLSFGNPIKKQSDIAYAFGRGVRLFAFDSEGELEKLAVAAPGATVFCRLLVDGAGAEWPLSRKFGCSFAMAKALLLRARALGLDAAGVSFHIGSQQCDLSQWDKVLSQIAGLYGELAAAGLKPTLLNLGGGFPARYQKEVPSIGEYGRAVIAAVHRHFPEMPRLIAEPGRGLVGEAGVIESEVVLVSVKDAADPQRWVYLDIGKFSGLAETMEEAIKYRLKTPHDGGPTGPVILAGPSCDSADILYEKANYELPLALKPGDKIRILACGAYTTTYSSVGFNGFAPLKAYCI; encoded by the coding sequence ATGCTCCTTGCTCCTCAGGGCGGCCGTACCGCCCGTCTCCGCTCCAGCCTTCGCAACTCGACCGCGCTCCGCAACACCGAAGCGCCGCAGAAGCTGCCGACCCCGGCCAACGAGCCGTCGGTCGCCGACATCCTGCGCGCGGAAGCCGCCTGCGCCGATATCGGCCAGGCGGGCCTGATCCCGACCGGTGCCGCGGCGCCCAAGCGCCAGCGACGACGCGCCCGCGCCGATCTCGCCGTCGTGCCGCCGGAGCCCTCCGACCGCGGCATCGTCACGCCCCGCATCGCCGAGTTCCTGGACCGCGTCCAGCCGGCGACCCCCTGCCTGGTGGTCGATCTCGAGGTGGTGGAGGGCAATTACCGCGCCCTTGCCGCCGCCCTCGATCCCGCTTCGCTCTTCTATGCCGTGAAGGCCAACCCGGCGCCGGAGATCCTGCGCCTGCTCGCCCGCAACAACGGCCATTTCGACGTGGCCAGCCGCGGCGAGATCGACCAGTGCCTGGAGGTCGGCATCCGCGCCGACCGGCTCTCCTTCGGCAACCCGATCAAGAAGCAGTCCGATATCGCCTATGCCTTTGGCCGCGGCGTGCGTCTCTTCGCCTTCGATTCGGAAGGCGAGCTGGAGAAGCTGGCCGTGGCCGCGCCTGGCGCGACCGTGTTCTGCCGCCTTCTGGTGGACGGAGCCGGCGCCGAGTGGCCGCTCTCGCGGAAGTTCGGCTGTTCCTTCGCGATGGCGAAGGCGCTGCTCCTGCGGGCGCGGGCGCTCGGGCTCGATGCCGCCGGCGTCTCCTTCCATATCGGATCGCAGCAATGCGACCTCTCCCAGTGGGACAAGGTGCTGAGCCAGATCGCCGGGCTCTATGGCGAGCTGGCGGCGGCGGGCCTCAAGCCCACGCTGCTCAACCTGGGCGGCGGTTTCCCGGCGCGCTACCAGAAGGAAGTGCCCTCGATCGGCGAATATGGCCGCGCGGTGATCGCCGCCGTGCACCGTCACTTCCCGGAGATGCCGCGCCTCATCGCCGAGCCCGGCCGCGGGCTGGTCGGCGAGGCGGGCGTGATCGAATCCGAGGTGGTGCTGGTCTCGGTCAAGGACGCGGCCGACCCGCAGCGCTGGGTCTATCTCGATATCGGCAAATTCTCCGGTCTCGCCGAGACCATGGAGGAGGCGATCAAATACCGCCTCAAGACGCCCCATGACGGCGGCCCGACCGGGCCGGTGATCCTGGCGGGTCCGTCCTGCGATTCCGCCGACATCCTCTATGAGAAGGCGAATTACGAGCTGCCGCTGGCGCTCAAGCCCGGCGACAAGATCCGGATCCTCGCCTGCGGCGCCTACACCACGACCTACTCCTCGGTCGGCTTCAACGGCTTCGCGCCGCTCAAGGCCTACTGCATCTAG